One window of Nicotiana tomentosiformis chromosome 11, ASM39032v3, whole genome shotgun sequence genomic DNA carries:
- the LOC138900829 gene encoding uncharacterized protein, producing the protein MDEEDAEKTAFITPWGIYCYKIMLFGLTIAGATYMRAMTTNFHEMIHREIELYVDDVIIKSKRISDHIADLKKFFDRLRKYNLKLNPTKCAFRVPAGKLLGFTINCRGIGAVLVSETGQHYPVSAKLRFLCTNNIAEYEACILGLRLAIDMDIQELLVIGDSDLLVHQVLGEWATKNTKIFPYLHCVQELIKRFTKIEFKHVPRIQNEFADTLATLSSMVQHPDKNFIDPIPIGIHKQPAYCAHVEEDIDRNPWFHDIKKYLEKGEYLESDAHTQKRTLRRLANHFFQSGGILYKRAPDLGLLRCIDAKVASRLLEKIHARTCGPHMNGFILAKKILTTGYFWMLMETNCIKYIQKCHQYQIYADMI; encoded by the exons atggatgaagaggatgctgaaaagacagcctttatcacaccatggggaatatactGTTACAAAATAATGCTGTTTGGTTTGACAATTGCTGGAGCcacctacatgagagccatgacaaccAACTTTCACGAAATGATACACAGGGAAATAGAGTTATACGTGGAtgacgttatcatcaaatctaaaaggatttcggatcacatagcagacctgaagAAATTCTTCGACCGGCTTCGAAAAtataatttgaaattgaatcctacAAAATGTGCCTtcagagtccctgctggaaagttaTTAGGATTCACCATCAATTGTCGag GCATTGgagctgtcttagtatcagaaactggtcaacactatccggtatccgcaaaactcaggtttctaTGCACCAACAATATAGCAGAGTATGAGGCCTGCATCCTGGGACTCAGATTGGCTATTGACATGGACATTCAAGAGCTGTTGGTAATCGGAGACTCAGATCTTTTAGTGCACCAGGTTCTAGgggaatgggctacaaagaacaccaaaatatttccATATTTACAttgtgtacaagagctgatcaagaggttcacaaagatagagttcaaacatgttccaagaattcagaatgagtttgcagacACATTAGCCACTTTGTCTTCCATGGTACAACACCCAgataagaatttcatcgatcctatcccaatagggattcataagcagccagcttattgtgctcacgtTGAAGAAGATATTGACAGAAACccgtggttccacgacatcaagaaGTACTTGGAAAAAGGAGAATACCTAGAGAGCGATGCCCATACTCAGAAGCGCACACTTCGAAgattggccaatcatttctttcaaagtggaggaattctgtataaaAGGGCTCCTGACTTGGGATTACTGCGATGTATCGATGCCAAGGTGGCATCCAGATTGCTCGAGAAAATACATGCCAGAACCTgcggaccccacatgaatggtttcatttTGGCCAAAAAGATACTAACAACTGGGTATTTCTGGATGCTTATGGAAACAAACTGTATCAAGTAcattcaaaagtgtcaccaatacCAGATATATGCTGACATGATATGA